Proteins from one Rosa chinensis cultivar Old Blush chromosome 7, RchiOBHm-V2, whole genome shotgun sequence genomic window:
- the LOC112176060 gene encoding cytochrome P450 71A1, whose product MALVAMLNQLVQEMQRSTLLNLFLVSLLFLSIFVVFSLSKSGEKLKLPPSPTRLPIIGNLHQLGKLPHRSLQALSKTYGPLMLLHLGQVPTLVISSAEMTEQIMQNHDEVFSGRPETTAANILLYGCQDIAFAPYGELWKQLRKICVVELLSLKRVQQFQYARDEEVSELINRIRKASLDESPINLSEMLITTASNIMSRCILGEKFIEDGDWYGETSRRFMVELMSFSFGDFFPSLRWIDTLTGFIARLKAIFAELDGFFDQLIEDHKKECKPNKKDFVDILLQLQNKTMLDFELTRNNLKAILQDMFIAGTVTTSTTMEWLMTELARNPSVMEKVQKEIRSVVGNKARVDVNDIYQMDYLKCVIKETLRLHPVAPLLVPRETSKQVELGGYQIPAQTRVFVNAFAIQRDPKFWERPDEFLPDRFEDNSVDFTSEDFQFVPFGGGRRRCPGQAFAVASLECVLANLLYWFDWKLPSGNALLEALDVSEVYGITVCKKAPLYLLPVPYSP is encoded by the exons ATGGCTCTAGTGGCAATGCTCAATCAATTGGTGCAAGAGATGCAAAGGAGTACACTCTTAAATCTTTTCCTGGTTTCTCTTCTCTTCCTTTCTATTTTCGTTGTGTTTTCACTTTCTAAGTCAGGTGAGAAACTCAAATTGCCTCCATCCCCAACAAGGTTACCAATAATTGGAAACCTTCACCAGCTAGGAAAACTCCCGCATCGCTCTCTTCAAGCTCTTTCAAAGACGTATGGCCCTCTAATGCTGCTGCACTTGGGCCAAGTTCCAACACTAGTAATTTCATCTGCAGAGATGACCGAACAAATCATGCAGAACCATGATGAGGTATTCTCCGGGAGGCCAGAAACTACTGCTGCAAACATATTACTCTATGGCTGCCAAGACATAGCTTTTGCTCCTTATGGGGAATTATGGAAACAACTTCGGAAAATTTGTGTTGTGGAACTTCTAAGCCTTAAAAGAGTGCAACAATTCCAATATGCAAGGGATGAAGAAGTTTCAGAATTGATCAACAGGATTCGCAAAGCGTCCCTCGATGAGTCTcctattaatctaagtgaaatgCTGATTACAACCGCCAGCAACATAATGTCCAGGTGTATTCTTGGAGAGAAGTTTATAGAAGATGGTGATTGGTATGGAGAGACATCAAGAAGGTTCATGGTGGAACTAATGTCTTTCAGTTTTGGAGATTTCTTCCCTTCTTTGAGATGGATTGACACTCTTACAGGCTTCATTGCACGGTTGAAAGCAATTTTTGCTGAATTAGATGGATTTTTTGATCAGTTGATTGAAGATCATAAGAAAGAATGCAAGCCCAATAAGAAGGATTTTGTGGATATTCTCCTCCAACTTCAAAACAAAACCATGCTCGACTTTGAGCTTACTCGAAACAACCTGAAAGCAATTCTACAG GATATGTTCATTGCAGGAACCGTTACGACCTCAACAACAATGGAGTGGTTGATGACAGAGCTCGCCAGAAATCCGAGTGTGATGGAGAAAGTCCAAAAGGAGATAAGAAGTGTGGTGGGGAATAAGGCAAGGGTAGATGTGAACGATATCTATCAAATGGACTACTTAAAATGTGTCATCAAAGAAACTCTAAGACTACATCCTGTAGCACCTCTTTTAGTTCCTCGAGAAACAAGTAAGCAAGTAGAGTTGGGAGGTTACCAGATCCCTGCCCAAACAAGAGTGTTTGTCAATGCATTTGCAATCCAAAGGGATCCCAAGTTCTGGGAAAGGCCGGATGAGTTCCTCCCAGATAGATTCGAGGACAACTCAGTAGACTTCACAAGTGAGGACTTCCAGTTTGTCCCATTTGGTGGTGGTAGAAGAAGATGCCCAGGACAGGCCTTTGCGGTTGCTTCGCTTGAATGTGTTCTTGCCAACCTTCTATATTGGTTTGATTGGAAGTTGCCAAGTGGTAATGCATTGCTTGAGGCCTTGGACGTGAGTGAAGTTTATGGAATCACTGTCTGTAAGAAAGCCCCTCTTTATCTTCTCCCGGTACCATACTCCCCTTAA